AAACCTGACCTACACCGGCTACTGGGACGACCGCCGCATCGGCTACATTTCTTCCAGTGATATTGCGGCGATGGCCGCCAAAGCCCTCGTCGATGGGCCGGAGCGCCACGGGGGGCAGCACTATTGGCTGAGCGTAGAAACCTTCAACGGGCAGGAAATTGCGGCGCTGTTGAGCGACGTGACCGGTCTGGAAATCAAGTATGAGAACAAAGGACTCGCCGGCTTTAAAGAGGTGATTGAGCAGATAGTGGCGAATGGCGGGGAGAGCTGGTATGCGAATGCCAACATCGAGTTTGTGACGCAGATGCTCGACGGCCGAATGTCGTATATGTCCATGGTGCAGAACGATATTCCCTACGTTCTCGGCAGACCGGCCAAAACCCTACGGGAATTTTTGGAGGAGCACAAGGCTGCCATTGTGGAGTCAGCTACCAAAGAATCTAGGTAGAAAGCCAAGAACTAGCCGTACTGAACGCCGTGCTGCCGGTGGGTAGCGTCAGCGGGACGCCCTCCGCCAGCTAGGAAGTTCTGTTTGCCAGGTAGGCCTACGCCCGACCCTAGGCCAGGCGTAAGGACCTACCTGGCAAATACACGCATGCACACTCCTACGTGATGAATAACAGAAAAACACTAAAGCTAGCCGCGGTCATTGATGGGCCGGGGTGGAATTTTTCCTCCTGGCGCCACCCGGACATGCCCGCCGATGCTGGCGAAAACATCGATTTTTTCATTCAACAGGCGCAGCTGGCGGAACAGGCCAAGTTTGAAACCTTGTTTTTGTACGACGTGAGCCATGTCGGCCCCGGCAACATTCCCTACTACCTGAGCATGTTTGAGGGAGTGTCCCTTATGTCGGCCCTGGCCATGAAAACGGAGCGCCTGGGCCTCTCGCTGACGGCTTCGACTTCCTACACCGACCCGTATAATCTGGCCCGGCAGGTGTTGTCGTTGGACAAACTCAGCAAGGGCCGGGCCTCGCTGAACGCCATCACCTCCAATCCAGGCGGCATGGTGAACTTCAGCCGGGGCCACCTCGGCAAAGCCGACCAGTACCCCATGCACCGGGAATTTCTGGAAATTCTGCTGGGCTTGTGGGACACCTACGAAGACGACGCCTTTCCCCGCGATAAGGAAAGCGGCGTGTTTCTGAATCCGCGCAAGATTCACCCGTTAATTACCGGGGAAAGTACTTCTCGGTGGATGGTCCGCTGAATCTGAGTCGCTCGGTACAGGGCCGGCCCGTCCTGTACATGGCCGGTAGCTCCCCACCTTCGTGGACCTAGCTACTTCCTACACCGACGGCGTATTCATGGCCGGCAGCACCTTCGAGGAAACCTTGCCCATCTCCAATGCGCTGACAACGAAGCTAGTTGAAAAAGGCAGGATACCGGAAAACTTTGTGCGGGCGGTGTCACAAAACCCCATCGTGGGTCGTACCGATGCCGAGGCCTACCAGAAGTATCAGGAAATCCTCGCGCTGGGACGGTACTCGCACATCCCCGTCCCCTGTTTATGGGCTCGGCCGAGCGAGTTGCCACGGAAATACAGAGGTGGTACGAAGCCGGGGCAATCGATATGTTCATGGTCCGGCA
This window of the Hymenobacter volaticus genome carries:
- a CDS encoding LLM class flavin-dependent oxidoreductase, with amino-acid sequence MNNRKTLKLAAVIDGPGWNFSSWRHPDMPADAGENIDFFIQQAQLAEQAKFETLFLYDVSHVGPGNIPYYLSMFEGVSLMSALAMKTERLGLSLTASTSYTDPYNLARQVLSLDKLSKGRASLNAITSNPGGMVNFSRGHLGKADQYPMHREFLEILLGLWDTYEDDAFPRDKESGVFLNPRKIHPLITGESTSRWMVR